The genomic region GAAGCGCGGCCGACAGGACGATCCCGGCATCGGCGACGGGATACCCGTGAACGACGGAGGCGCAGACTGATGCGCGCCAAACGCTGGCTTCCCTTCGCCGTATTCCTGTCGATCGCCGCGCTGCTCGCGACCGGCGTCTGGCTCAGCCGTCGCGACAACCGCGAAGCGCTGCCCTCGCCGCTGATCGGCAAACCGGCGCCGGAGTTCGCGCTGCCGGTGCTGCACGAGCCGAACCGCACCGTGACCTCGAAGGAACTGCACGGCCAGCCGTATCTGTTGAACGTGTGGGGCAGCTGGTGCGCGGAATGCCAGGTCGAGCATCCGGTGATCACCCGCTTCGCCGAAACCAAACGGCTGCGCGTGATCGGCTACAACTGGAAGG from Lysobacter sp. harbors:
- a CDS encoding DsbE family thiol:disulfide interchange protein; its protein translation is MRAKRWLPFAVFLSIAALLATGVWLSRRDNREALPSPLIGKPAPEFALPVLHEPNRTVTSKELHGQPYLLNVWGSWCAECQVEHPVITRFAETKRLRVIGYNWKDEPADALAWLERFNNPYWLVLADVEGGTAIDFGIYGAPETFLVDANGIVRWKHVGAMTDAIVRDELLPALDAAERSR